One window from the genome of Acidimicrobiales bacterium encodes:
- a CDS encoding AAA family ATPase, giving the protein MRTPRLLVLDKGETLAAQVTTVAEDLQPAPEVVACTQPANVGDVLTDDGPFDVLIAGPGLSTRGGLTRLRVIREELPEMPVVLAFSRRPDATIREIVQAGAVDLVQLPSEDKDLLVAIERALAISLVSRLQEPPPPAVVAAPVVAADSNPSAAAAVPRQPGRIITITSATGGCGKTFFATNLAYFLVHHTQSKVCILDLDLQFGEVSTALRLRPKYTISDLLDGEAAGELRIDEQVEDYTVTHETGIHVLAAPRDPSEADRISPPEVTRVLEAARDHYDWIIVDTPPALSEVVLAAFDLSDELYSMATLDLPSVRNMSVFLSTLERLKISSDNVRLLLNKAETDVGIDVEQVSRIFPKGFDAVLPYAKEVSRSINVGMPVMASSPDSEVSRLMVGGLKRLLPPEAQAQIDAEAAPTKRKRFRRNR; this is encoded by the coding sequence ATGCGAACTCCACGACTCCTCGTCCTCGACAAGGGTGAGACCCTCGCGGCGCAGGTGACGACGGTCGCCGAAGACCTCCAGCCTGCGCCCGAGGTGGTGGCCTGCACCCAACCGGCCAACGTGGGCGACGTCCTCACGGACGACGGCCCGTTCGACGTGCTGATCGCCGGCCCCGGCCTCAGCACCCGCGGCGGCCTGACCCGCCTCCGGGTGATCCGCGAAGAGCTCCCCGAGATGCCGGTGGTGCTGGCGTTCAGCCGCCGGCCTGACGCCACGATCCGCGAGATCGTGCAGGCCGGTGCTGTCGACCTCGTGCAGCTCCCGTCCGAGGACAAGGATCTGCTCGTCGCCATCGAGCGGGCGCTCGCCATCTCGCTCGTCTCGCGGCTGCAGGAACCGCCGCCCCCGGCCGTGGTGGCTGCACCCGTCGTCGCCGCCGACAGCAACCCGTCGGCCGCCGCCGCGGTTCCCCGCCAGCCCGGCAGGATCATCACGATCACGTCGGCCACGGGGGGCTGCGGCAAGACGTTCTTCGCCACCAACCTCGCGTACTTCCTCGTGCACCACACCCAGAGCAAGGTCTGCATCTTGGACCTCGACCTCCAGTTCGGTGAGGTGTCGACGGCGCTGCGGCTGCGACCGAAGTACACGATCTCCGACCTGCTGGACGGCGAGGCCGCCGGCGAGCTCCGCATCGACGAGCAGGTCGAGGACTACACGGTGACCCACGAGACCGGCATCCACGTCCTGGCCGCGCCCCGTGACCCCTCTGAAGCCGATCGGATCTCGCCGCCGGAAGTCACCCGGGTGCTCGAAGCGGCACGCGACCACTACGACTGGATCATCGTCGACACGCCCCCCGCGCTGTCGGAGGTCGTGCTCGCGGCCTTCGACCTGTCCGACGAGCTGTACAGCATGGCCACGCTCGACCTCCCCAGCGTGCGCAACATGAGCGTGTTCCTGTCGACGCTCGAGCGGCTCAAGATCTCCAGCGACAACGTCCGCCTGCTGCTCAACAAGGCCGAGACCGACGTGGGCATCGACGTCGAACAGGTGAGCCGCATCTTTCCGAAGGGGTTCGACGCAGTCCTCCCCTACGCCAAAGAGGTGAGCCGATCGATCAACGTCGGCATGCCCGTGATGGCGAGCTCGCCCGACTCGGAGGTCAGCCGCCTCATGGTCGGCGGCCTCAAGCGTCTGCTTCCCCCAGAGGCGCAGGCACAGATCGATGCCGAAGCCGCGCCCACCAAGCGCAAGCGCTTCCGACGCAACCGTTGA